A region of the SAR324 cluster bacterium genome:
AGACCAGAGCGAATGCGGCGAAGACACCGGCGAGCCGATAATAGATCATCATAAAAATCAGGACTAGCAGCCCGCCAAGCAACAGCGAGGTAAGGCCTTGCTCAACAGAATCTTCACCGAGGGAGGCACCCACGGTGCGTTCTTCTCGAATTTCAATAGGGGCTGGCAGAGAACCCGAACGAAGTACAATAGAGAGGTTCCCCGCTTCTTCTGTAGTGAACTGGCCTGAAATTGATGCTTCTCCGCCACCAATTTTTTCTCTGATCACAGGTGCTGACTGAACCTTGTCATCTAAAACAATTGCCAGACGTTTGCCCTGATTTCTTTCAGTCAATTTTGCGAAGCGATCAGCGCCAATAGAATCGAAGGAAAGAGAGACGTAAGGTTGGTTCGTTTGTTGGTCGAAGCGCACCCGAGCATCTCGAATGTACTCCCCAGTCAACAAAACTTCCTTACTCAATACATAAGGGTTGCGGGATAGAACTTCCTGCGTGATAGGGTCACGGATTTCCTCATATCGAACAACTTCAGTGTAGCGATTATAAGCGGCTGGGGTGGCGTCATCATTGACAATACGAAACTCGAGAACAGCCTGAGGACCAATCAGTTCGATCGCCTGTGATCTGTCTTTCAGACCAGGAAGTTGGATGATGATGCTATTATCCCCCTGGCGTTGCAGCGTGGGTTCACTGACCCCTAGGCTATCAATGCGATTACGCAAGACTTCCAGAGCTTGTGTGATTGCGTTCTCTTGAATGCGAGTTAGCTCTTCAGGGAGGAGCGTCAACGTTGTTCGGTTGTTGGGTTGATCCGTAGGAGTGAACTGAACCAATAAACGATCGTAGGGAGATTCGGTCAGATTGACGGTCTCTCCCTTTTCCATCTCCAAGATAATGATGTTGTTCTCTTGGCGGACTTCGACAAATTTGACGTAGTTGTCCAGCAGCAAATCTTCCAATTCCTGAGCAGTACGGCTAACAGTTTCCTTAACGGCTTCTTCAACCTTGATCTCAATGTCGAGGTACATTCCCCCTTGGAGATCCAGTCCCAGGTTCACACGATTTGGATGTTGTTGAGGGTCTACCCCAGGCTGATAGGCTTGATAGGTGGGCAGACTGTAGAAAACAGCTACCGCAAAGACCAACAGGATCAGTAAGCCTTTGACACGTACATTCATGAGTGGTGTTTATTTAATTCTGAAAACTTGAGAGTACCAAGGAAAGTTAGCTCAAGACTCATCCTTGGATTCATTGTCGGAGGCACTTGCATCCTTGGCCTTCTGCACAACACGGGAAACTTGTCCACGATCCATCTGAATCCTGACCTTGTCAGCAATTTCTATGGTGATTGTGTCTTCTCCGAGCTTGAAGATCGTCCCGTGAATACCAGAGTTCGTCACGACTTTATCGCCCTTGCCCAAGGCACTCAGCATGGCTCGCAATTCTTTTTGGCGCTTTTGCTGTGGTCGGATGATCAAGAAATAAAAGATGGCGAAGATCAGAATGAGGGGGCCAAACTGTACTAGCATAGCGGTTGTGTCGCCACCACCTAGAGCAGCATCCTGAGCCCAGGCCTCACGAATGAAGAAATCCATAGAAAATCACTCCAATTAGTTAAAAGCTTAAATCAGGGAAAATAGCAAAGCTAAATATAATATCATAAACAAGCTGCAAGCGCTATGCTCAAA
Encoded here:
- the secD gene encoding protein translocase subunit SecD; amino-acid sequence: MNVRVKGLLILLVFAVAVFYSLPTYQAYQPGVDPQQHPNRVNLGLDLQGGMYLDIEIKVEEAVKETVSRTAQELEDLLLDNYVKFVEVRQENNIIILEMEKGETVNLTESPYDRLLVQFTPTDQPNNRTTLTLLPEELTRIQENAITQALEVLRNRIDSLGVSEPTLQRQGDNSIIIQLPGLKDRSQAIELIGPQAVLEFRIVNDDATPAAYNRYTEVVRYEEIRDPITQEVLSRNPYVLSKEVLLTGEYIRDARVRFDQQTNQPYVSLSFDSIGADRFAKLTERNQGKRLAIVLDDKVQSAPVIREKIGGGEASISGQFTTEEAGNLSIVLRSGSLPAPIEIREERTVGASLGEDSVEQGLTSLLLGGLLVLIFMMIYYRLAGVFAAFALVFNLLLIIAVLGGVGATLTLPGMAGIVLTTGMAVDANVLIFQRIREELAKSNNLRSSINEGFDRAFKTILDANVTTLFAALALLQFGTGPIKGFAVTLSLGILSSMFTAIVVTRFFFEMIYLNRKQLKAISI
- the yajC gene encoding preprotein translocase subunit YajC, producing MDFFIREAWAQDAALGGGDTTAMLVQFGPLILIFAIFYFLIIRPQQKRQKELRAMLSALGKGDKVVTNSGIHGTIFKLGEDTITIEIADKVRIQMDRGQVSRVVQKAKDASASDNESKDES